TATGAATGTTAATTACTGCATGAATTGATATTGAAATCAACACAGAAGGTTCATAGTGTTAAATCATTGCTTTCCCAATCACACCCCAGTATTTGTTCCTCCCTGTGTTCAACAAACTCACCTTGTGACATGTTCCTGATTCTCTCCTCTAAATCCTTGATTCTTCTGTTCTTTTCCTCCAGTTCTGATTGGTGTTTAGCCTCCATGTACATGTACAGAGTGTAGCAGGTTCTGTTCTGATCCATCATTTTGACTATTTCTCTTACAAGTTCTGTCGTCTGCTTGACGTTCTCAATCTTTGAAGCATCAAAGATGTTAAACCGCCTTCCGCATATCTTGATCAGTTGCTTTGTGTCTACATTTTGTTCCACAAAGTCAACTGCAGTTTTATCAACTGGAATGTTATCCTGTCAAAACAGGACCATGACAAAGTCATTGACTCGTGAGCTGAGAATCTTCTGGATGGTCTCCAACTCTCCTTTGTCTTCATCAGTGATTGGACCCAAAGGTACGACCAGGAGGAAAACATTGACtccagagtcacagagagagacacagtggaaAGTCTCACACATCACTTCCTCCTGAGTGAGATGTGTTCTATACAGAGCAGGCAGCTCGATGAGGGTGACCGGCCGACCacacacctctccttctctcttcacaCACACTGAGGAGCTGGACTTTGGACTGGACTCTGTCTGACCCAGTATGACATTGGCTATAGAAGTCTTCCCAGCTCCTCTTCTGCCACACAGCACCACGTTCAGTCTCTGAGCCTTTGGTGTCATGGTATCGAGTGTCGTGTCTTCATTGGAGGTGAGGTATCTCCATTCATTCTCCTCTACCATCTTTTCTATTTTTTCAGTTAACACATTGTGGTCACTTCCTTGTTTGTACATGTCATGATGCCTTCCTCCACATTCTTCAATCATTTGACTCAGATGAGGATTTCCTGCGACTCCCTCGTGAGTAATGATCACCATTGAGTACTTGAAGGCCTCTTTACCAAATATGCTCAGGATCAACTTGAATGtgtttctgttctcctctgtgaagTTCTCAGGCTTCAACACCAGTAGGACCCCATGAGGCCCAGGAGCAGAGAGGGACttacatctctccatctcctgcaTCAGGGACTTCACAGTCAGATGTGGAGCAAAGAAGTCTGGAGTCTTTACAACAGTAACAGACTTGCCATTCACCTTCCCACTGGCTGACTCACATTGTTTATAGTTTAAGATAAAAGCAGACTTAAGAGCCTCTTTCTGTAGGATCATGCTACCCACTGTACTCTTCTTGTCGTTGCTCTCCCCAGAAGCACAATCCTGAGTGAAGACACTGTAAAACACATGTACCCATTGATTAATATAAGGATATGCATATAAAACATCATGTAGTTGACCTGTTAACCAAATGTTCACACTGGAGGATTGTCCCTGTTACGAATTAACAAAGCTTTACTCCCAATGCTTGTTGTCAAAAAGCTTGACAGTAGTAGTTAGTAATATTGAGCCAGTACAGTTCCAGAATTTTATTTTGCTCAGTGATTCCCGTGGAATCCCTCACATTGTACGCCAAAGCACCATTATTAATGTTATTTATTAATTAATTCCCTCACATTGTACTCCGAAGCGCCGCGTTTAATGGCCACAATACGGAAAATCACTGCACTAAGCAGCACCACAAAAATCATCTATAAATGTTTAGCAGCATTTCTCTTTGTATCCAGAGGGAGCAATGACCTCAAATTGATAGATACTGTTGGTTTATGAGCTGGGAACTCATAACACATTCTAATCGTTAAAAGTGTTAAAACATAACAATGACATGAGCATTATACTAGACTATAAAGTACAGTAGGACCTCAGAGATATGAACATATTGGCATCATTTTGAAATGGGACACGTCTACCTACACACCTTTTGTGCCATCAGGATAGACAAAAAATGAAAATGGGCCTTAATGACAAATCCTTCTGAGCCGGGAAGATTTGAGGCTCCAATCAGTTTTACTCCTGTGTTCTTCCTCTTTCCCTTGTACCATGCCACTTGTATCTTCAAATACATCACAGGTGAGATAGTCTCCTCCATTCTCCTTTACCATCTTGTCAACATCTGCAATAAGTTGAGTGCAGTCACTGAGGTGCTGCCTCCCTCTACAGGCTCTGACCATCTGATTCAGAGGGTGATCCTCATCCATGTGTTCCCTCTTGTCTTCATGAGTTCTCAGTACCATTGAGTAGTCAAAGGACCGGTCACTGAGGATGTCCTGATTCTGTCTCCCTCTTCCTGTGTGAACTTCTCAGGCTGCAGCATGACCAGGAACACATGAGGTTCCGGGTCAGACAGAGTGGCACACCAATGCAGTTCCTCTGAGAGTTTGTCATGTGAGATGTGAGGGTCTGGAGTGTTGATCACAGCTATGTGTCTTCCCTCCACCTGACCCCTGACTTTCTCACAGCGACTTTGTACAAATGCCCCTCTGTCCAGGATGACTTTTCCAACAGTACTATTATCAGAGCCATTCTTGCTGAGCAGCACAATCCTTAGCTCTGTAGGACTTTCAGACATTGTAACAAACACCACCACAACCttatttaaaatattttctgTAAAACGTTGTGGAAAATGTTGACATTAATATTTTTGTTTGCTTTTCTTTCAGTATCACACTACATATTACAACAGAACAAAATAAATGCAGAACTAGTCAATCTTTCAACTGTGTTCCAATTCGTTTTGAAACTGGAGGATCTGCGCCTCCAATTTGACATCACAAGCAGAACCTCTATCATTGTCCTGTCTTGCCACAGCACTGTGAGCTGCAGCACaatccccctcaggaaactaaaaatatttggtatgggtcctgagatcctccctgaccaaggccctttttctccgatttctcagtttggccggatggccagctctaggaggagtcttggtggttccaaacttcttccatttaagaatgatgaaggccactatgttcttggggaccttcatgttttggtacccttccccagttcTGTGCCTCGCCACAGTCATGCCTCAGAGCTCTACCGACAATTCCTTCGaattcatggcttggtttttctctgacttgcactgtcaactgtgggaccttgtgtAGACAgatgttcctttccaaatcatgtccaatcaacttgaatttaccacaggtggactccaatcaagttgtagaaacatctcaaggatgatcaatggaaacaggatgcacctcaatttcacatctcatagcaaagggtctgaatacctgtgtaaataaactcagcaaaaaagaaatgtcctctcactgtcaactgcgtttattttcagcaaacttaacatgtgtaaatgtttgtatgaacataaaaatattaaaaaactgagacatgaactgaacaagttctacagacatgtgactaacagaaatggaacaatgtgtccctgaacaaagggtgggtcaaaatcaaaagtaacagtcagtatctggtgtggccaccagctgcattaagtactgcagtgcatcttctcATGGCCAGCACCAGATTTGCAAGTTCTTGCTGTCAGAtgctaccccactcttccaccaaggcacctgcaagttcctggggggaatggctctagccctcacccggcgatccaacaggtcccagatgtgctcaatgggattgagatccgggctctttgctgtccttggcagaacactgatattcctgtCTAGCAGGAAATCACCCACATAACtggcagtatggctggtggcattgtcatgctggagggtcacatcaggatgagcctgcaggaagggtaccacatgagggaggaggatgtcttccctgtaacgcacagtgttgagattgcctgcaatgacagcaagctcagtccaatgatgctgtgacacaccgccccagaccctccacctccaaatcgatcccgcaaaagagtacaggcctcggtgtaacgcttattccttcgacaataaacgcaaatccaaccatcacccgtggtgagacaaaaccatgactcgtcagtgaagagcactttttgccaatcctgtctggtcctgcgacggtgggtttgtgcccaggcaacgttgttgccggtgatgtctggtgaggagctgccttacaacagacctacaagccctcagaccagcctctctcagcctattgcggacagtctgagcactgatggagggattgtgcattcctggtgtagctcgggtagttgttgttgccatccggtacctgttccgcaggtgtgatgttcggatgtaccaatcctgtgcaggtgttgttgcacgtggtctgccactgcgaggaagatcagctgtctgtcctgtctcacctgtagcgctgtcttaggcgtctcacagtacggacattgcaattttttgccctggccacatctgcagtcctcatgcctttttgcagcatgcccaaggcatgttcacgcagatgagcaggaaccctgggcatctttcttttggtgtttttcagagtcagcagAAAGGCTTATTTAGGGCActatttagtgtcctacgttttcataactgtgaccttaattgcctaccgcctGTAAGCTGTTGGTGTCTTAacaaccattccacaggtgcatgttaattAATTGTTTAGGGTtcgttgaacaagcatgggaaagttatttggatttttatgaaataTCTTTGAAAGGcagtgtcctgaaaaagggacgtttcttttttttgttgagtttacgtttttatttttttgcaaaaatgtctaaataccagttttttgctttgtcattatggggtattgtgatgtcattatggggtattgtgatgtcattatggggtattgggatgtcattatggggtattgtgatgtcattatggggtattgtgatgtcattatggggtattgtctgtagattgatgaggatctGTATtttaaaaatcaattttagaataaggctgaacgtaacaaaatgtggaaaaaagtcaaggggtctgaatactttcgaaggcgctatatacagtacatacatatctttagaaatatatattttcctttattattttccgcTAACAGTACCACTCCTTCCCTAACTGGAATAAATGAAtgaacaacacttaggcttctatttccagcttatacatactacatgtatatacattttacggacacaatctattttacaatagttatctttCATTTGTTTTTAGTCATGTCCTTCTTCTACCTTCAACCTCTCTCATCggtttctgatgtccatccagtttgatttctgtttgccatatatttttaactgtgctgtttcacaaaatTTCTGAATCTATATACGTTTTACAgatacagtatattttacatgagttatcttgttgttattagtcccacccttcagttCCATTCAACCAtacccatctatctcttaaccaCATCCATATTGGAtttatatttgccatatattgTTCAGCTGTGCTGtggtttcacaaaagttctgaacctttctattctcatagtttatACAGATTGTAAgttaaagataaacatttttgccttatgtattatatattgttgatcgattgactatgactgtTCAAAGCActcagtagtgctatctgcagagtcagctccaggtaaatgttgcaattcttcagccattcctggacctgtgaccaaaaacaagctacatatacagtggggcaaaaaagtatttagtcagccaccaattgtgtaattttcatcataggtacacttcaactatgacagacaaaatgagaaaaaaaatccagaaaatcacattgtaggatttttaatgaatttatttgcaaattatggtggaaaataagtatttggtcaataacaaaagtttatctcaatactttgttatattccctttgttggcaatgacagaggtcataggttttctgtaagtcttcacaaggttttcacacactgttgctggtattttggcccattcctccatgcagatctccgctagagcagtgatgttttggggttgttgctgggcaacacggactttcaactgcctccaaagattttctatggggttgagatctggagactggctaggccactccaggaccttgaaatgcttcttacgaagccactccttcgttgcccgggtggtgtgtttgggatcattgtcatgctgaaagacccagccacgtttcatcttcaatgcccttgctgatggaaggaggttttcactcaaaatctcacgatacatggccccattcattctttcctttacatagATCAgccgtcctggtccctttgcagaaaaactgccccaaagcatgatgtttccacccccatgcttcacagtaggtatggtgttctttggatgcaactcagaattctttgtcctccaaacacgacgagttgagtttttaccaaaaagttatattttggtttcatctgaccatatgacattctcccaatcttcttctggatcatccaaatgctctctagcaaacttcagatgggcctggacatgtactggcttaagcagggggacacgtctggcactgcaggatttgagtccctggcggcgtagtgtattactgatggtaggctttgttactttggtcccagctctctgcaggtcattcactaggtccccccgtgtggttctgggatttttgctcaccgttcttctgatcatttt
The sequence above is a segment of the Oncorhynchus nerka isolate Pitt River linkage group LG20, Oner_Uvic_2.0, whole genome shotgun sequence genome. Coding sequences within it:
- the LOC135563119 gene encoding GTPase IMAP family member 8-like, producing MSESPTELRIVLLSKNGSDNSTVGKVILDRGAFVQSRCEKVRGQVEGRHIAVINTPDPHISHDKLSEELHWCATLSDPEPHVFLVMLQPEKFTQEEGDRIRTSSVTGPLTTQCVFTQDCASGESNDKKSTVGSMILQKEALKSAFILNYKQCESASGKVNGKSVTVVKTPDFFAPHLTVKSLMQEMERCKSLSAPGPHGVLLVLKPENFTEENRNTFKLILSIFGKEAFKYSMVIITHEGVAGNPHLSQMIEECGGRHHDMYKQGSDHNVLTEKIEKMVEENEWRYLTSNEDTTLDTMTPKAQRLNVVLCGRRGAGKTSIANVILGQTESSPKSSSSVCVKREGEVCGRPVTLIELPALYRTHLTQEEVMCETFHCVSLCDSGVNVFLLVVPLGPITDEDKGELETIQKILSSRVNDFVMVLF